A stretch of the Sorangium aterium genome encodes the following:
- a CDS encoding alpha/beta fold hydrolase — translation MKASKEPGAMREPEVRRFEVEDAEIAARLAGDREKPALLLIHGFPSSSESFRNVIGILARDCFVIAPDLPGFGGSEPVERPSFSRFADMIEALLARLGAGSFHLYLHDYGTAVGLHLATRAPRRIRSLIVQNANAHESGMGPQWSATRAYWDDPTPEREAEATAHLTFEGTRDQYVGGVPRDIAERIDPRLWEEDWRIMSLPGRLEMQRALVLDYRSHVARFGEIAEYLERWQPPALMLWGRHDIFFGLEETLSWMKALPRMEAHILDGPHFLLETHPAECAALMSAFVRRVEGHGMNRGNE, via the coding sequence TTGAAAGCATCGAAGGAACCAGGTGCCATGAGAGAACCGGAAGTGAGGAGGTTCGAGGTTGAAGATGCCGAAATCGCGGCCCGCCTGGCGGGCGATCGGGAGAAGCCGGCGCTCCTCCTGATCCACGGTTTTCCGAGCTCCTCGGAATCATTCCGCAACGTGATCGGCATCCTCGCGCGGGACTGCTTCGTGATCGCCCCGGACCTTCCGGGGTTCGGCGGCTCCGAGCCGGTCGAGCGCCCCTCATTCTCGCGTTTCGCGGACATGATCGAGGCGCTGCTCGCACGGCTCGGAGCCGGGTCCTTCCACCTCTACCTCCACGACTATGGAACGGCGGTAGGACTTCATCTCGCCACGCGCGCGCCGCGCAGGATACGCAGCCTCATCGTCCAGAATGCCAATGCCCATGAGAGCGGGATGGGGCCGCAATGGTCGGCGACCAGGGCCTATTGGGACGATCCCACGCCGGAGCGGGAAGCCGAGGCGACCGCGCACCTGACCTTCGAGGGGACGCGCGACCAATATGTGGGCGGCGTGCCCCGGGACATCGCCGAGCGCATCGATCCCCGGCTGTGGGAGGAGGACTGGCGGATCATGTCGCTCCCCGGCCGCCTCGAGATGCAGCGTGCGCTGGTGCTCGACTATCGCAGCCATGTCGCGCGGTTCGGGGAGATCGCCGAGTATCTCGAGCGCTGGCAACCCCCGGCGCTGATGCTGTGGGGGCGCCACGATATCTTCTTCGGCCTCGAGGAGACCCTCTCCTGGATGAAGGCGCTCCCGCGCATGGAGGCGCACATCCTCGACGGCCCGCATTTCCTGCTGGAGACCCATCCGGCCGAGTGCGCTGCGTTGATGAGCGCCTTCGTCAGGCGCGTGGAGGGGCATGGAATGAATCGAGGGAACGAATGA
- a CDS encoding DUF3817 domain-containing protein: MSALRTLRVVGFLEGLSFLVLLAVAMPLKYIFGLPIAVRIAGSAHGLFFLLFVSALFRAATERDWPRRRSLMALLASLVPGGTFALDRALKREIEGDARTAPHG, encoded by the coding sequence ATGAGCGCGCTTCGCACCCTGCGCGTCGTCGGCTTCCTGGAAGGGCTGTCGTTCCTGGTTCTCCTCGCCGTCGCGATGCCGCTCAAATACATCTTCGGCCTGCCGATCGCGGTCCGGATCGCCGGCAGCGCCCACGGGCTCTTCTTTCTCCTCTTCGTCTCCGCGCTGTTTCGCGCGGCCACCGAGCGTGACTGGCCGCGTCGCCGTTCGCTCATGGCGCTCCTCGCGTCGCTCGTACCGGGCGGGACCTTCGCGCTGGATCGGGCGTTGAAGCGCGAGATCGAGGGCGACGCGAGGACTGCGCCCCATGGCTGA
- a CDS encoding ArsR/SmtB family transcription factor has product MQSAAVLEDKIFQALADPSRRAIFESLTRGEAAVKDLTARFDISQPAISQHLATLKDAGLVSGRREGRCVYYRVEPRGLKPLVDWITHYRAFWTERVDRLEQLLEKMDE; this is encoded by the coding sequence ATGCAGAGCGCGGCCGTGCTCGAAGACAAGATCTTCCAGGCGCTGGCGGACCCCAGCCGCCGGGCGATCTTCGAGTCGCTCACGCGTGGCGAAGCGGCCGTGAAGGACCTCACGGCGCGCTTCGACATCTCGCAGCCGGCGATCTCGCAGCACCTCGCCACGTTGAAAGACGCCGGCCTGGTGAGCGGCCGGCGCGAGGGGCGCTGTGTCTACTACCGGGTGGAGCCGCGCGGGTTGAAGCCGCTCGTCGACTGGATCACGCACTACCGCGCCTTCTGGACGGAGCGCGTCGATCGCCTCGAACAATTGCTGGAGAAAATGGACGAATGA
- a CDS encoding VOC family protein — MFDHVKFGVSDYAASKAFFLKALEPLGVSVVSEGPPTYGVELSPKGKASLCLFQTEEKPAHLHLAFTAENRQQVQDFYRAALEAGGKDNGAPGLRPHYHANYYAAFVIGPDGHNIEAVCHDPEA; from the coding sequence ATGTTCGATCACGTCAAATTCGGAGTCAGCGACTATGCAGCGAGCAAAGCGTTCTTCCTCAAGGCGCTCGAACCGCTCGGCGTATCTGTTGTCTCGGAGGGGCCGCCGACGTACGGCGTCGAGCTTAGCCCGAAGGGTAAGGCTTCATTGTGCCTGTTCCAAACCGAGGAGAAGCCGGCGCATCTTCACCTGGCCTTCACCGCCGAGAATCGTCAGCAAGTCCAGGATTTCTATCGCGCGGCTCTGGAGGCGGGTGGCAAAGACAATGGCGCGCCTGGTCTGCGCCCGCACTACCACGCGAACTATTATGCGGCTTTCGTCATTGGTCCGGACGGGCACAACATCGAAGCGGTTTGCCACGACCCCGAGGCCTGA
- a CDS encoding excinuclease ABC subunit UvrA: MASSRQHATDRQRAADSHDLIRVQGARENNLKDVSVEIPKRRLTVFTGVSGSGKSSLVFGTIAAESQRLINETYSAFVQGFMPTLARPEVDVLEGLTTAIIVDQERMGQNSRSTVGTATDANAMLRVLWSRLGKPHIGSSNAFSFNVPSVRGVGAISIEKAGGKKTEKREFVVNGGMCPRCEGMGSVSDFDLSQLYDDSKSLNEGALTIPGYSMDGWYGRIFNGCGFFDPNKPIRKFTKKELHDLLHKEPTKIKVEGINLTYEGLIPKIQKSMLSKDVDAMQPHIRAFVERAIKFSTCPECGGTRLSEAARSSKIKGINIAEACAMQINDLAKWVRDLNEPSVKPLLATLRHTLDSFVEIGLGYLSLDRPSGTLSGGEAQRTKMIGHLGSSLTDVTYVFDEPTVGLHPHDIQRMNELLLRLRDKGNTVLVVEHKPETIAIADHVVDLGPGAGTAGGEVVFTGTVDGLRASGTLTGRHLSDRVSLKQSVRKPSGVMKVRGARAHNLKNVDVDIPLGVLVVVTGVAGSGKSSLIHGSVSGRDGVVSVDQTPIRGSRRSNPATYTDLLEPIRKAFAKANNVKPALFSANSEGACPTCNGAGVIYTDLAMMAGVTTVCEDCEGRRFQASVLEYRLGKLNIAEVLDLSVTEAVGFFGAGKAHTPAAHAILQRMADVGLGYLRLGQPLTTLSGGERQRLKLATYMGADGGVYVLDEPTTGLHLADLEQLLGLLDRLVDSGKSVIVIEHHQAVMAHADWIIDLGPGAGHDGGRIVFEGTPADLVAAKSTLTGEHLAAFVGSQPKAARAARSR, encoded by the coding sequence ATGGCCTCCTCCAGACAGCACGCCACAGACAGACAGCGCGCCGCAGACAGCCACGACTTGATCCGCGTCCAGGGCGCCCGGGAGAACAACCTCAAGGACGTCAGCGTCGAGATCCCCAAGCGGCGGCTGACCGTGTTCACCGGCGTCTCGGGATCGGGCAAATCGTCGCTGGTGTTCGGCACCATCGCGGCCGAGTCGCAGCGGCTGATCAACGAGACCTACAGCGCGTTCGTGCAGGGGTTCATGCCGACGCTGGCCCGGCCCGAGGTCGACGTGCTGGAAGGGCTGACGACCGCGATCATCGTCGACCAGGAGCGGATGGGCCAGAACTCCCGCTCGACGGTCGGCACGGCGACCGACGCCAACGCGATGCTGCGGGTGCTGTGGAGCCGCCTCGGCAAGCCGCACATCGGCTCGTCCAACGCCTTCTCCTTCAACGTCCCGTCGGTCCGCGGGGTCGGGGCGATCTCGATCGAGAAGGCCGGCGGGAAGAAGACCGAGAAGCGCGAGTTCGTGGTCAACGGTGGCATGTGCCCGCGATGCGAGGGCATGGGATCGGTCTCCGACTTCGACCTCTCCCAGCTCTACGATGACAGCAAGTCGCTCAACGAGGGTGCGCTCACCATCCCCGGTTACTCGATGGATGGATGGTACGGGCGCATCTTCAACGGCTGCGGCTTCTTCGACCCGAACAAGCCGATCCGCAAGTTCACGAAGAAGGAGCTCCACGACCTGCTCCACAAGGAGCCGACCAAGATCAAGGTCGAGGGCATCAACCTGACCTACGAAGGGCTGATCCCGAAGATCCAGAAGTCGATGCTGTCGAAGGACGTCGACGCGATGCAGCCGCACATCCGGGCGTTCGTGGAGCGCGCGATCAAGTTCTCCACCTGTCCCGAGTGCGGCGGCACGCGGCTCAGCGAGGCGGCCCGGTCCTCCAAGATCAAGGGGATCAACATCGCCGAAGCCTGCGCGATGCAGATCAACGATCTGGCCAAGTGGGTGCGCGATCTGAACGAACCGTCCGTCAAGCCGCTGCTGGCGACGCTGCGGCACACGCTCGACTCGTTTGTCGAGATCGGGCTGGGCTACCTCAGCCTCGACCGGCCGTCGGGCACGCTGTCGGGCGGCGAGGCGCAGCGCACCAAGATGATCGGCCACCTCGGGTCGTCGCTCACCGACGTCACCTACGTCTTCGACGAGCCGACGGTCGGGCTGCACCCCCACGACATCCAGCGGATGAACGAGCTGCTGCTGCGGCTGCGCGACAAAGGCAATACCGTCCTCGTGGTCGAGCACAAACCCGAGACGATCGCGATAGCCGATCACGTCGTCGACCTGGGCCCCGGCGCCGGTACCGCCGGCGGTGAGGTGGTCTTCACAGGCACCGTCGACGGGCTGCGGGCGAGCGGCACGCTCACCGGGCGTCACCTGAGCGACCGGGTGTCCCTGAAGCAGTCGGTGCGGAAACCGTCCGGTGTGATGAAGGTGCGTGGCGCGCGCGCGCACAACCTGAAGAACGTCGATGTCGACATTCCGCTCGGCGTGCTGGTGGTGGTGACCGGCGTGGCGGGCTCGGGCAAGAGCTCGCTGATCCACGGCTCGGTGTCCGGCCGTGACGGGGTGGTGTCGGTCGACCAGACCCCGATCCGCGGCTCGCGGCGGAGCAACCCGGCGACGTACACCGATCTGCTGGAGCCGATCCGCAAGGCGTTCGCGAAGGCCAACAACGTGAAGCCTGCGCTGTTCAGCGCCAACTCCGAGGGTGCCTGTCCGACCTGCAACGGCGCCGGGGTGATCTACACCGACCTCGCGATGATGGCCGGCGTCACCACGGTCTGCGAGGACTGCGAGGGCCGGCGGTTCCAGGCGTCTGTGCTGGAGTACCGCCTCGGCAAGCTCAACATCGCCGAGGTGCTCGACCTGTCGGTGACGGAGGCAGTCGGCTTCTTCGGTGCTGGCAAGGCGCATACGCCGGCCGCGCACGCGATCCTGCAGCGCATGGCCGACGTGGGGCTCGGCTACCTGCGGCTCGGCCAGCCGCTCACCACGCTGTCGGGCGGCGAGCGGCAGCGGCTCAAGCTCGCGACGTACATGGGCGCCGACGGCGGCGTCTACGTGCTCGACGAGCCGACCACCGGGCTGCACCTGGCCGACCTCGAGCAGCTGCTCGGGCTGCTGGACCGGCTCGTCGACTCCGGCAAGTCGGTCATCGTGATCGAGCACCACCAGGCGGTGATGGCGCACGCCGACTGGATCATCGACCTCGGTCCGGGCGCAGGCCACGACGGCGGGCGGATCGTGTTCGAAGGCACCCCGGCCGACCTGGTGGCGGCGAAGTCGACGCTGACCGGCGAGCACCTCGCGGCGTTCGTCGGGAGCCAGCCGAAGGCTGCCCGAGCTGCGCGATCTCGCTGA
- a CDS encoding peptidase dimerization domain-containing protein — protein sequence MELLENLLWLCRIPSPTGEERDLADELARRLAALPLASPPRRYGDSLVAPLTRGSGGPKILLVGQLDVANPGQRGEARTENKRVLGAGAAEKSGLCLMLDLAERRPQVHADITLVFHARGACGFDASELRVVMKQDAELRGADFALVLKPTDNKLQLGSGGSTHATLAFAGRTGHSGLPGAGVNAIHKFARVLSQLVAFEPVPDVVDGLTWYEMMNATSAHGGRSGSVVADHLEVNVHHTYGPSTSSHASQERLMALVDRVGAVRFEELSRPAPPNRNHALIAALEQSGVQGVEARQTWTEVASFTTLGIPAANFGPGAERTMHALNEVTELSELARAQTILDSWFAKMT from the coding sequence GTGGAGCTACTCGAGAATTTGCTGTGGCTGTGCAGGATCCCCTCGCCCACCGGTGAGGAGCGCGACCTGGCCGACGAGCTGGCTCGACGTCTCGCGGCGCTCCCCTTGGCTTCACCGCCGCGCCGCTACGGGGACTCCCTGGTCGCGCCGCTGACGCGCGGGTCGGGAGGCCCCAAGATTCTGCTCGTCGGGCAGCTCGACGTGGCGAACCCGGGGCAACGAGGGGAGGCGCGGACGGAGAACAAGCGCGTGCTCGGCGCTGGAGCCGCCGAGAAGAGCGGCCTCTGCCTGATGCTCGATCTGGCCGAGCGCCGGCCGCAGGTACACGCCGATATCACCCTCGTGTTCCACGCGCGCGGAGCGTGCGGCTTCGACGCGAGCGAGCTCAGGGTGGTCATGAAGCAGGATGCCGAGCTCCGGGGGGCCGACTTCGCCCTGGTGCTCAAGCCCACGGACAACAAGCTCCAGCTCGGCTCGGGAGGCTCCACGCACGCGACGCTGGCCTTTGCAGGCCGTACGGGGCACAGCGGGCTGCCCGGGGCCGGCGTGAACGCGATTCACAAGTTCGCGCGCGTGCTCTCTCAGCTTGTCGCGTTCGAGCCCGTACCCGACGTCGTCGACGGCCTCACCTGGTACGAGATGATGAACGCCACCTCGGCGCACGGGGGCCGCTCCGGTAGCGTCGTGGCGGACCACCTGGAGGTGAACGTGCACCACACGTACGGTCCGAGCACGAGCTCCCATGCATCGCAAGAACGACTGATGGCGCTCGTGGACCGCGTGGGAGCCGTCCGGTTCGAGGAGCTCTCCCGTCCGGCGCCGCCGAACCGGAACCACGCGCTCATCGCCGCTCTCGAACAGAGCGGCGTTCAAGGCGTCGAGGCGCGGCAAACCTGGACGGAAGTGGCAAGCTTCACGACGCTCGGGATCCCGGCGGCGAATTTCGGACCGGGCGCGGAGCGGACGATGCACGCTCTGAACGAGGTGACGGAGCTTTCGGAGCTCGCGCGGGCGCAAACCATCCTCGACAGCTGGTTCGCCAAGATGACGTGA
- a CDS encoding RICIN domain-containing protein has translation MQFLVYRSAGMAAASVAFLFASHGLAQSVPSGPVQVISENSGLCLDVPGFSTSPGSTLQQWGCNGGNNQRFSLVGAGGGNYFIVATHSGLCLDVPNFSRNFGTTVQQWGCNGGSNQRFSLVSAGGDNYYIVSENSGLCLDVPGFSRNFGTTIQQWGCNGGNNQRFRLVP, from the coding sequence ATGCAATTTCTCGTGTACCGGTCGGCGGGCATGGCCGCTGCCAGTGTCGCCTTCTTGTTCGCGTCTCACGGTCTGGCCCAATCTGTGCCGAGTGGACCAGTTCAGGTGATCTCGGAGAACAGCGGCCTGTGTCTGGATGTCCCGGGCTTCAGCACGAGTCCTGGCTCCACTCTTCAGCAGTGGGGATGCAACGGCGGCAACAACCAGCGATTCTCGCTGGTGGGCGCGGGCGGCGGCAATTACTTTATTGTCGCCACGCACAGCGGCCTGTGTCTGGATGTCCCGAACTTCAGCAGGAATTTCGGGACGACCGTCCAGCAGTGGGGATGCAACGGCGGCAGCAATCAGCGGTTCTCGCTGGTGAGCGCAGGCGGCGATAATTATTACATCGTTTCCGAGAACAGCGGCCTGTGCCTGGATGTCCCGGGCTTCAGCAGGAATTTTGGGACAACCATCCAGCAGTGGGGATGCAACGGCGGCAACAACCAACGTTTTCGTCTCGTTCCATGA
- a CDS encoding SRPBCC family protein, with protein MNLTDTTAQSQTEAISFEFDLKHSPQKVWRALTEPALLAEWLLPTIGLQLEPGAAFTLKTQPYPGWDGTVNCRFVEIEAHRKLSYTWSVPFLETVVTFTLTPTASGTRLSLVQSGFKPDQKQNFAGARYGWKMMGGKLVDLLERVS; from the coding sequence ATGAACCTCACCGACACGACCGCTCAATCGCAGACCGAAGCCATCTCGTTCGAGTTCGATTTGAAGCATTCGCCGCAGAAGGTGTGGCGCGCGCTCACCGAACCGGCGCTGCTCGCGGAGTGGCTCCTGCCCACCATCGGCCTCCAGCTCGAGCCGGGGGCGGCGTTCACGCTCAAGACGCAGCCCTACCCCGGCTGGGACGGCACCGTGAATTGCCGGTTCGTCGAGATCGAAGCACATCGGAAGCTCAGCTACACGTGGAGCGTCCCCTTCCTGGAGACCGTCGTGACCTTCACGCTCACGCCAACGGCGTCGGGCACGCGCCTGTCCCTCGTGCAATCGGGCTTCAAGCCGGACCAGAAGCAGAACTTCGCCGGCGCGCGCTACGGCTGGAAGATGATGGGCGGGAAGCTCGTCGACCTGCTCGAGAGGGTCTCATGA
- a CDS encoding STAS domain-containing protein: MEQKTTPTITELEREIDTLRRRVADLEIPARRYQALLDGGIVSMMIYDGESRVLEVNRRWEQLWSLSLRDVAEWRLLKDEQVSANGSMPLVERAFWRGEATALPTIRYDPVQADTLQKGLARWVASSLHPISDAAGNVREVLQIHVDVGELKRSEDELRVQTAQLEAAIAERTQRLEEQLRVSEEQQRAIAALSTPVLRLWDGILALPLIGRIDAERAAHLLEVLLQAIVDTQAEHVILDVTGVPFMDAEGARHLGNTVRASSLLGAQCIVAGISPAMARLLIDCDLGFDGVPIVASLQDGLRRLLSSRNGDREKGSKVP; encoded by the coding sequence ATGGAACAGAAGACAACTCCGACGATCACCGAGCTCGAGCGTGAGATCGATACGCTGCGCCGACGCGTCGCCGATCTGGAGATCCCCGCGCGCCGCTACCAGGCCCTGCTCGACGGGGGCATCGTGAGCATGATGATCTACGACGGCGAGAGCCGCGTGCTCGAGGTGAATCGTCGGTGGGAGCAGCTCTGGAGCTTGAGCCTCCGGGATGTCGCCGAGTGGCGGTTGCTGAAGGACGAGCAGGTATCCGCCAATGGGTCCATGCCCCTCGTCGAGCGGGCGTTCTGGCGGGGCGAGGCCACGGCGTTGCCCACCATTCGCTACGATCCGGTCCAGGCAGACACGCTCCAGAAGGGACTGGCCCGCTGGGTCGCCTCTTCGCTCCATCCCATCAGCGACGCAGCGGGCAACGTGCGCGAGGTGCTGCAGATCCACGTGGACGTCGGCGAGCTCAAGCGGTCCGAGGACGAGCTGCGGGTCCAGACGGCGCAGCTCGAGGCCGCGATCGCCGAGCGGACCCAGCGGCTCGAGGAGCAGCTCCGCGTGAGCGAGGAGCAGCAGCGCGCCATTGCCGCGCTGTCCACGCCCGTGCTCAGGCTCTGGGACGGCATCCTCGCGCTGCCGCTCATCGGTCGCATCGACGCCGAGCGCGCCGCCCATCTCCTCGAGGTGCTTCTGCAGGCCATCGTGGACACGCAGGCGGAGCATGTGATCCTCGACGTCACCGGCGTGCCTTTCATGGACGCCGAAGGGGCACGCCACCTCGGCAATACGGTGCGCGCTTCCTCGTTGCTCGGGGCGCAGTGCATCGTCGCGGGCATCTCGCCGGCCATGGCGAGATTGCTGATCGACTGCGATCTCGGCTTCGATGGCGTCCCCATCGTCGCGAGTCTCCAGGACGGGCTTCGGCGCTTGTTGTCCAGCCGCAACGGCGATCGGGAGAAGGGGAGTAAAGTCCCATGA
- a CDS encoding RNA polymerase sigma factor: MGKPARTPPHFERFRRLIRRVGVPARHAEDLAQEALLRDWEARGRLESGVDPAPYSVTITLNLARSHLRDASRRGEVLTPFDEHDFRGDQPSAEALLRRQQREATMRDLIEQVDPKYRDLLVKHELEEKSLAEIAAELGLKLATVRSQHRRALEQLDEAKRRWMAQQEFRGWDKEPCVPVAFGLFRRPRWTTALHLQKVGAKVLAQATLVVLAGAVVATAPRSSGSASTTPWLRPAAIHAGAATPPQQHTTPPLDQPDARRAVAAASPPVQGGIPAPGENAPAAMNGKPASPAATAVRSSPPVRAVGTVASEREKDLILQARKAIEAYNARADVEARRLLDMHAMEFPRGQLAREREALLLQLR, translated from the coding sequence GTGGGCAAGCCAGCACGAACTCCCCCCCACTTCGAGCGCTTCCGCCGCCTCATCAGGCGGGTCGGTGTCCCCGCGCGACACGCCGAGGACCTCGCGCAGGAAGCGCTCCTACGGGACTGGGAGGCGAGAGGGCGGCTCGAGTCGGGCGTGGATCCAGCGCCGTACTCCGTCACCATCACCCTGAACCTCGCCCGCAGCCACCTACGGGACGCGAGCCGTCGGGGTGAGGTCCTGACCCCGTTCGACGAGCACGACTTCCGAGGGGACCAACCGAGCGCGGAAGCTTTGCTCCGCAGGCAGCAGCGGGAAGCAACCATGCGCGACCTGATCGAGCAGGTCGACCCCAAGTACCGCGACCTCTTGGTCAAGCACGAGCTCGAGGAGAAGTCCCTCGCCGAGATCGCCGCCGAGCTGGGGCTCAAGCTGGCCACCGTGAGGAGCCAGCACCGCAGGGCACTCGAGCAGCTCGACGAGGCAAAGCGGCGCTGGATGGCGCAGCAAGAATTCCGAGGCTGGGACAAGGAGCCCTGCGTCCCAGTGGCGTTCGGCCTGTTCCGTCGCCCGCGGTGGACGACCGCGCTGCACCTTCAGAAGGTCGGGGCGAAGGTCCTCGCGCAGGCGACGCTCGTCGTGCTGGCGGGCGCCGTCGTCGCGACAGCTCCACGCTCGTCAGGCTCGGCCAGCACGACCCCGTGGTTACGGCCGGCAGCGATCCACGCCGGTGCGGCCACGCCCCCGCAGCAGCACACCACACCGCCCCTCGACCAGCCAGACGCACGCCGCGCGGTCGCCGCAGCCTCGCCCCCGGTGCAGGGCGGCATCCCGGCCCCCGGCGAGAATGCACCGGCCGCAATGAACGGCAAGCCTGCTTCACCTGCCGCAACAGCTGTACGTTCCTCACCGCCCGTCCGCGCCGTAGGCACGGTCGCGAGCGAGCGCGAGAAGGACCTGATCCTCCAGGCGCGCAAGGCCATCGAGGCCTACAACGCCAGGGCTGACGTCGAGGCGCGACGCCTGCTCGACATGCACGCCATGGAGTTCCCTCGGGGTCAGCTGGCCCGGGAGCGCGAGGCGCTGCTGCTGCAACTTCGCTGA
- a CDS encoding DoxX family protein, whose amino-acid sequence MSRARLVAYWATTGLVASSMVSGGVAHVLHAPASVDGFVRLGYPLHFVTFLGIWKLLGALALLAPRFPRLKEWAYAGLVFDLTGAAFAWAAVGASDSTSNAGHIVAPLVVLALAVTSWALRPDSRRLPEPLHRPSVLVT is encoded by the coding sequence ATGAGCCGGGCAAGGCTCGTGGCCTACTGGGCGACCACAGGCCTGGTCGCGTCGTCCATGGTCTCCGGCGGCGTGGCGCACGTCCTCCACGCGCCAGCGAGCGTCGACGGCTTCGTGCGCCTCGGCTACCCGCTGCACTTCGTCACGTTCCTCGGCATCTGGAAGCTCCTCGGCGCGCTCGCGCTGCTGGCGCCGAGATTCCCGCGCTTGAAGGAGTGGGCGTATGCGGGCCTCGTGTTCGACCTCACCGGCGCCGCCTTCGCCTGGGCCGCCGTCGGCGCCAGCGACTCCACGAGCAACGCCGGCCACATCGTCGCGCCGCTCGTGGTCCTCGCGCTGGCGGTGACGTCGTGGGCGCTGCGGCCGGACTCGCGCCGATTGCCGGAACCCCTTCACAGACCGTCGGTGTTGGTGACATGA
- a CDS encoding acyl-CoA-like ligand-binding transcription factor, with the protein MRGTLARMKEAGASGLRERKKERTRAQIIETAIELFLKNGYEQTTLDDVLGVVEVSRRTFFRYFESKEDLVIAWMDQFIEAAREAVRARPRSEPPVVALRNALKTIVKLHEGDLPRFALIQQFVARTPAIRARQRERLGHCGEEICEPLAERMGLDARHDLAPRVLASCAMAVVQSAMDAWVARGATDDLPELVDEAFGTLAREFGRGGSGTSPQ; encoded by the coding sequence GTGCGTGGTACCTTGGCCCGCATGAAGGAGGCCGGCGCGTCGGGGCTCAGGGAACGCAAGAAGGAGCGCACGCGCGCGCAGATCATCGAGACCGCGATCGAGCTCTTCTTGAAGAACGGCTACGAGCAGACGACCCTCGATGACGTGCTCGGGGTGGTCGAGGTCTCGCGGAGGACGTTCTTCCGCTACTTCGAGTCGAAGGAAGACCTCGTGATCGCGTGGATGGACCAGTTCATCGAGGCGGCGCGCGAGGCGGTGCGGGCGCGCCCGCGGAGCGAGCCGCCCGTCGTGGCGCTGCGAAACGCCCTCAAGACGATCGTGAAGCTCCACGAGGGGGATCTGCCCCGCTTCGCCCTGATCCAGCAGTTCGTCGCGCGGACGCCGGCGATCCGCGCGAGGCAGCGCGAGCGGCTGGGACACTGCGGGGAGGAGATCTGCGAGCCGCTGGCCGAGCGCATGGGCCTGGACGCGCGGCACGATCTCGCGCCGCGCGTGCTGGCGAGCTGCGCGATGGCGGTCGTGCAATCCGCGATGGACGCGTGGGTCGCGCGCGGGGCCACCGACGACCTGCCAGAGCTCGTGGACGAGGCCTTCGGGACGCTTGCACGCGAGTTCGGCCGCGGTGGGAGCGGCACCTCGCCGCAATGA
- a CDS encoding SDR family oxidoreductase: MARVLITGCSSGFGFEAAKTFRARGDEVFAGVRDLSGRTVGELRELGVTPVVIDVTDDVAVERGVTQVLAAGPLDALVNNAAIFLHAAVEETSDALAYRMFETNFFGPLRMSRAVLPSMRARRQGVIVNVSSVAGFLGMPGHGIYAATKFALVGMSEALYHEAKPFGVRVRVVEPGAFPTTEILRKALGSARHFGSPYQAHLDAFASAMSSFQKAAPSPDESLVIEAIWRAVHEPETPFQQPVGADAQAVAAARRAQPFEAIEAMIQQTLGLGSAS; encoded by the coding sequence ATGGCAAGGGTATTGATTACCGGGTGCAGCAGCGGGTTCGGCTTCGAGGCAGCCAAGACGTTCCGAGCTCGTGGGGACGAGGTGTTCGCCGGCGTGCGCGACTTGAGCGGAAGAACCGTCGGCGAGTTGAGGGAGCTCGGCGTGACGCCGGTCGTGATCGATGTCACCGACGACGTGGCTGTCGAGCGCGGTGTCACCCAGGTGCTGGCGGCAGGCCCGCTCGACGCGCTGGTCAACAACGCGGCGATCTTCCTGCACGCTGCGGTCGAGGAGACCTCGGACGCCCTGGCATACCGCATGTTCGAGACGAACTTCTTCGGTCCGCTGCGGATGAGCAGGGCCGTGCTGCCCTCGATGCGCGCCCGAAGACAAGGGGTGATCGTCAATGTGTCTTCCGTCGCCGGTTTCCTCGGAATGCCGGGGCACGGCATCTACGCCGCGACCAAATTTGCGCTCGTGGGCATGTCCGAAGCCCTCTACCATGAAGCCAAGCCGTTCGGCGTCCGCGTACGGGTCGTGGAGCCCGGCGCCTTTCCAACGACGGAGATCTTGCGCAAGGCTCTGGGATCGGCGCGTCACTTCGGATCTCCTTACCAGGCCCACCTGGACGCCTTCGCGTCGGCGATGAGCTCGTTCCAGAAGGCCGCACCGTCGCCGGACGAAAGCCTCGTGATCGAGGCCATCTGGCGCGCGGTGCACGAACCGGAGACACCGTTCCAGCAACCCGTTGGCGCCGACGCGCAGGCCGTGGCGGCCGCTCGCCGCGCGCAGCCGTTCGAGGCCATCGAAGCGATGATCCAGCAGACGCTCGGGCTCGGGTCAGCGTCGTAG